From bacterium, one genomic window encodes:
- a CDS encoding xanthine dehydrogenase family protein molybdopterin-binding subunit has protein sequence MAFQYIGKNIIRPDLVGKVTGKVRFLDDIRLPGMLYAEFLRPEHAHARILSIDVSAAEAAPGVVKVVTGKGCEFRYGDNIRDLVPMAVDRVTYIGQPVAAVVARSAREAREAVAAIRVEYEPLPALVDARDALAEGAVPIHPDSGEFWHLPGIEPVAGTNIANRYTLRKGDVERGFAESAVVVEGEFNYPFGSSAAIEPHGAIVWFHEDDTVEAWSSSICPFIIREELARVYGLPVGDVRVHIPELGGCFGYKSDITVEQTVAWVASFVPGRPVKWIASRQEDFLSTLIGHGIRTRIKLGAARDGSFLALRTEILHSTGASADTGVHVLIAATHNSTGTYEFPHCLLDGYSVYTNTPPVGAYRGYGHQETQLAMERMVEILARKLEMDPRKLREKNYLRAGSVHSLGERLYASNGNVAECARLTLEALESAPLPPEDDRYLYGRGFAALMKTPKGAPFSSKSCYLKFNVDGSVCINMGGAEVGQGLRNTARLIAAECLKIDPSRIRLYTEIDTQFSPWEWQTIGSMFTVQGGKAVQRACERAIAKLKETAAVVLRVETDRLDYDGEHVFVKNDPARRLTVASLARGYTYPDGKTVGEVVHTTSDARLPGQTNPDENGQGTMGMSYTFGAQGCDIRIEKATGGIEVLHFVSTFDVGRVINPVQIRGQVAGGVMMGIGATLCEELKFDRDGRALNPHFRSYRFPTIKDAPLKQTIRFVETPGEIGPFGARGIGEHPVIGVAPAILNAVYAAVGVDFYEIPLTPDKIKAALAGMGG, from the coding sequence ATGGCGTTTCAATACATCGGCAAGAATATCATCCGTCCCGATCTGGTCGGAAAGGTGACCGGAAAGGTGCGGTTCCTGGACGACATCCGCCTTCCCGGCATGCTCTACGCCGAGTTTCTCCGGCCCGAGCACGCCCACGCCCGGATTCTTTCCATCGACGTCTCCGCCGCCGAAGCCGCCCCGGGAGTGGTCAAGGTGGTGACCGGGAAAGGTTGCGAGTTCCGCTACGGCGACAACATCCGGGACCTTGTCCCCATGGCCGTGGACCGCGTCACCTATATCGGCCAGCCGGTGGCGGCGGTGGTCGCCCGGTCCGCCCGTGAAGCCCGTGAAGCCGTGGCCGCGATCAGGGTCGAATACGAGCCCCTCCCGGCCCTGGTGGACGCCCGGGACGCCCTGGCCGAAGGCGCCGTTCCCATCCACCCCGACAGCGGAGAGTTCTGGCATCTCCCCGGGATCGAGCCGGTGGCGGGAACCAACATCGCCAACCGCTATACCCTGCGCAAGGGCGACGTCGAGCGCGGTTTCGCCGAATCGGCCGTCGTCGTCGAAGGCGAGTTCAACTATCCGTTCGGTTCATCGGCCGCGATCGAGCCCCACGGGGCCATCGTCTGGTTCCACGAGGACGACACCGTCGAGGCCTGGTCTTCCTCCATCTGCCCCTTCATCATCCGCGAGGAACTGGCCCGGGTCTACGGTCTTCCCGTCGGCGACGTCCGCGTCCACATCCCGGAGCTGGGGGGGTGCTTCGGCTACAAATCGGACATCACCGTCGAACAGACCGTGGCCTGGGTGGCCAGCTTCGTCCCCGGCCGTCCGGTCAAGTGGATCGCCTCCCGCCAGGAGGATTTTCTCAGCACCCTGATCGGCCACGGCATCCGCACCCGGATCAAACTGGGGGCCGCCCGCGACGGTTCTTTTCTAGCCCTGCGGACCGAGATCCTGCACTCCACCGGCGCCTCGGCCGATACCGGCGTCCATGTCCTCATTGCCGCCACCCACAACTCGACCGGGACCTACGAGTTCCCCCATTGCCTCCTCGACGGCTACTCGGTCTACACCAACACCCCCCCGGTGGGGGCCTACCGGGGGTACGGCCATCAGGAGACCCAGTTGGCGATGGAACGGATGGTCGAGATCCTGGCCCGGAAACTGGAGATGGATCCCCGGAAGCTGCGGGAGAAGAACTACCTGCGCGCCGGTTCCGTCCACTCCCTGGGCGAGCGGCTGTACGCTTCCAACGGGAACGTCGCCGAATGCGCCCGTCTTACCCTCGAGGCCCTGGAAAGCGCCCCGCTCCCCCCGGAGGACGACCGCTACCTCTACGGGCGCGGTTTCGCGGCCCTGATGAAGACGCCCAAGGGCGCGCCCTTCTCTTCCAAGAGCTGCTACCTCAAGTTCAACGTCGACGGCAGCGTCTGCATCAACATGGGGGGCGCCGAGGTCGGGCAGGGTCTGCGCAATACCGCCCGCCTGATCGCGGCCGAGTGTCTGAAGATCGACCCCTCCCGCATCCGACTCTACACCGAGATCGACACCCAGTTCTCCCCCTGGGAATGGCAGACGATCGGTTCGATGTTCACCGTTCAGGGGGGCAAGGCGGTGCAGCGCGCCTGCGAGCGGGCGATCGCCAAGCTCAAGGAGACCGCCGCCGTAGTCCTGCGGGTCGAGACCGACCGGCTCGATTACGACGGGGAGCACGTTTTCGTGAAAAACGACCCGGCCCGGCGCCTGACCGTGGCCAGCCTGGCCCGGGGCTATACCTACCCCGACGGAAAGACCGTGGGGGAGGTGGTCCACACCACCTCCGACGCCCGTCTCCCCGGGCAGACCAACCCCGACGAAAACGGGCAGGGGACGATGGGGATGAGCTACACCTTCGGCGCCCAGGGCTGCGATATCCGGATCGAGAAAGCGACCGGCGGTATCGAGGTCCTGCATTTCGTCTCCACCTTCGACGTGGGCCGGGTGATCAACCCGGTTCAGATCCGGGGGCAGGTGGCGGGCGGGGTGATGATGGGGATCGGCGCCACGCTCTGCGAGGAGCTGAAGTTCGACCGCGACGGTCGCGCCCTCAACCCCCATTTCCGTTCCTACCGGTTCCCCACCATCAAGGACGCCCCGCTCAAGCAGACCATCCGGTTCGTGGAGACTCCCGGGGAGATCGGTCCCTTCGGCGCGCGCGGCATCGGCGAACACCCGGTGATAGGGGTGGCCCCCGCCATCCTCAACGCGGTCTACGCCGCCGTCGGCGTCGATTTTTACGAGATCCCCCTCACCCCCGACAAGATCAAGGCCGCACTGGCCGGCATGGGAGGATGA
- a CDS encoding (2Fe-2S)-binding protein, with translation MSETVTFKVNGQDCALEVEKSEKLIDVLRLRLGLTGTKRGCDDASCGACTVLVNGEARKSCVSPASRLGGAEVLTVEGLARGKRLHPVQEALMESGAVQCGYCTPGIVMELCALFAADPDAGREAILGALEKHLCRCTGYEAILEGALAAQKRLRG, from the coding sequence ATGTCCGAAACCGTCACGTTCAAGGTTAACGGCCAAGACTGCGCCCTCGAGGTCGAGAAGTCCGAAAAGCTGATCGACGTGCTCCGGCTCCGGCTGGGTCTGACCGGCACCAAACGGGGGTGCGACGACGCCTCCTGCGGGGCCTGCACCGTCCTGGTGAACGGCGAAGCCCGGAAAAGCTGCGTCTCCCCGGCTTCCCGGCTGGGCGGCGCCGAGGTTCTGACCGTCGAGGGCCTGGCCCGGGGCAAGCGCCTGCATCCGGTCCAGGAGGCGCTGATGGAGTCGGGGGCGGTGCAGTGCGGCTACTGCACCCCCGGCATCGTCATGGAGCTGTGCGCGCTCTTCGCCGCCGACCCCGACGCCGGCCGGGAGGCGATCCTGGGCGCGCTGGAGAAGCATCTCTGCCGCTGCACCGGCTACGAAGCCATACTCGAGGGAGCTCTCGCGGCCCAGAAGCGCCTGCGGGGCTGA
- a CDS encoding nucleobase:cation symporter-2 family protein, whose protein sequence is MTAPEPVRPPPGDLIYGLEDRPPFGEALFAAAQHLLAIVVGIMTPPAIIAMGMGLDMETSSYLISMALLASGVSTFIQVRRFGPVGSGLLSIQGTSFTFLAPLRSFGAAQIAAGVPAAHVLSTIFGVCFAGSVIEIAISRGLRFLSGVFTPAVSGVIVTLIGLSLVKTSAVDICGGAALAGTPAYGAPGSLALAGLVVAVILAANLSRNRFLRMSSIVIGLAVGYLAAAAAGRLDLKPLAGVRIFALPVPFKFGFFRFDAAAFIPVAFLYLITAVESIGDLTATSAVSREPVEGKVYLKRLAGGVFGDGVNSALAALLNSFPNTTFSQNNGVIRLTGIASRHVGYLIAALLVVAGLFPVFGALFSVIPAPVLGGGTLVMFGSVAVSGIRLLSSIPLNRRNMLLIAVSLGLGMAVALEPGMARGLPPLVAPVAGSAIITGGLAAIFLNLALPGRRGC, encoded by the coding sequence GTGACCGCGCCTGAACCGGTCCGTCCTCCGCCCGGGGACCTCATCTACGGGCTCGAGGACCGCCCTCCCTTCGGCGAGGCGCTCTTCGCGGCCGCCCAGCACCTGCTGGCGATCGTGGTCGGAATCATGACGCCGCCGGCCATCATCGCCATGGGCATGGGCCTGGACATGGAAACGTCTTCCTACCTGATCAGCATGGCCCTGCTGGCTTCGGGGGTTTCCACCTTCATCCAGGTTCGGCGGTTCGGCCCGGTCGGCTCGGGCCTGCTCAGCATCCAGGGGACGAGTTTCACCTTCCTCGCCCCCCTGCGGAGCTTCGGCGCGGCCCAGATCGCCGCGGGGGTCCCCGCCGCCCACGTCCTCTCCACCATCTTCGGGGTCTGCTTCGCCGGCTCGGTGATCGAGATCGCCATCAGCCGGGGCCTGCGCTTCCTCTCCGGCGTCTTCACCCCGGCGGTCAGCGGGGTCATCGTCACCCTCATCGGACTCTCCCTGGTCAAGACTTCGGCCGTCGACATCTGCGGCGGCGCGGCCCTGGCCGGGACCCCCGCGTACGGGGCCCCCGGCAGCCTGGCCCTGGCCGGGCTGGTGGTCGCCGTCATCCTCGCCGCCAACCTTTCCCGCAACCGCTTCCTGCGCATGAGTTCGATCGTGATCGGCCTCGCCGTCGGCTATCTGGCGGCGGCCGCCGCCGGGCGGCTGGACCTGAAACCCCTGGCCGGGGTCCGGATCTTCGCCCTCCCGGTCCCGTTCAAGTTCGGGTTTTTCCGTTTCGATGCCGCCGCCTTCATCCCCGTCGCCTTTCTCTACCTGATCACGGCGGTGGAGAGCATCGGCGACCTGACCGCGACTTCGGCCGTCTCCCGGGAGCCGGTGGAGGGCAAGGTGTACCTGAAGCGGCTGGCGGGGGGCGTCTTCGGCGACGGGGTGAATTCGGCCCTGGCCGCCCTTCTCAACTCCTTCCCCAACACCACCTTCAGCCAGAACAACGGCGTGATCAGGCTCACCGGGATCGCCAGCAGGCACGTCGGGTACCTGATCGCCGCCCTCCTGGTGGTGGCGGGGCTCTTCCCCGTTTTCGGCGCTCTCTTTTCGGTGATTCCGGCCCCCGTGCTCGGGGGCGGGACCCTGGTCATGTTCGGGAGCGTGGCCGTCTCCGGGATCCGGCTCCTGAGCTCGATCCCCCTGAACCGGCGGAACATGCTCCTGATCGCCGTTTCCCTGGGGCTGGGGATGGCGGTGGCCCTGGAGCCGGGGATGGCCCGCGGTCTTCCCCCGCTTGTCGCTCCCGTAGCCGGATCGGCCATCATCACGGGGGGGCTGGCCGCGATCTTCCTCAACCTGGCGCTCCCCGGCCGCCGCGGCTGCTGA
- a CDS encoding EamA family transporter has product MESLLQNWWFPVAAGLLCYGLFAFLYKAAAEAGMDSVAVVNVSTLTVFGLGGVLLLLRPAPAVGDPVLLLLAAGNGAFFMLGSVLKVESLKFLPASVAFSLSKLNLVFVVVIAVAVFGERPSLRQSLGIAAAAAMVAVARRRPPGAAVPELRARGRGVFLAAGAALCTSITLSLGRCAARSPLDRVLYVTLSYGLAAALAFAWNRFRGPRPRRLPPRWTLLAAGAGVLNFLGYLAVLQAFAVAPLSVVQPLFAMSILIPIALSTVFYREKLTARNLAAVGLALLAVALLKAG; this is encoded by the coding sequence GTGGAAAGCCTCCTCCAGAACTGGTGGTTCCCGGTCGCGGCCGGGTTGCTCTGCTACGGGCTCTTCGCCTTCCTCTACAAGGCGGCGGCGGAAGCGGGCATGGATTCGGTGGCGGTGGTCAACGTCTCCACCCTGACCGTCTTCGGGCTCGGCGGCGTGCTGCTGCTGCTGCGCCCCGCCCCCGCGGTCGGCGATCCCGTGCTCCTGCTGCTCGCGGCCGGCAACGGCGCCTTTTTCATGCTCGGCAGCGTGCTCAAGGTGGAATCGCTCAAATTCCTTCCCGCCTCCGTCGCTTTCTCCCTCTCCAAGCTCAATCTCGTCTTCGTCGTCGTCATCGCCGTGGCCGTCTTCGGGGAGCGGCCCTCCCTCCGGCAGAGCCTGGGCATCGCCGCCGCCGCCGCCATGGTCGCGGTCGCCCGGAGGCGGCCGCCGGGGGCGGCGGTCCCCGAGCTCCGGGCCCGGGGCCGGGGCGTCTTCCTGGCCGCGGGGGCGGCCCTGTGCACCTCGATCACCCTCTCCCTGGGCCGATGCGCGGCCCGGAGCCCTCTGGACCGGGTCCTCTACGTCACCCTCTCCTACGGGCTGGCGGCGGCGCTGGCCTTCGCCTGGAACCGGTTCCGGGGGCCGCGGCCCCGGCGCCTCCCCCCGCGGTGGACGCTCCTGGCGGCAGGTGCCGGCGTCCTCAACTTCCTCGGCTACCTGGCGGTACTCCAGGCTTTCGCCGTCGCCCCCCTCTCGGTCGTCCAGCCCCTCTTCGCCATGTCCATCCTCATCCCCATCGCGCTCTCGACCGTCTTCTACCGGGAAAAACTCACCGCCCGCAACCTGGCGGCGGTGGGCCTGGCCCTGCTGGCCGTGGCGCTGCTCAAGGCGGGTTGA
- a CDS encoding TrkA C-terminal domain-containing protein encodes MIAIITLLLLLYLSLLMTRIATIILVYTGMPKDIARTQARSALTGTGFTTRESEMMVTNPTRRKLLMMLMLCGNIGIVATMATFILGFFRADSMDTLIRVSMLAGGLGLLWFLANSSVFEKWLDRILDHFITAHTRLAAPDFQRLCHLGGGYRIVGFPVPPGSPLASRTVATAFRDYPGMTLLGIEEPDGGFLGAPGRHVVIRENMTLIVYGSEEKVVDFAARFSAPPPVPPAEPAPPAPGGASAPPPS; translated from the coding sequence ATGATCGCGATCATAACCCTGCTGCTGCTCCTGTACCTTTCCCTGCTCATGACCCGGATCGCCACCATCATCCTCGTCTACACCGGGATGCCCAAGGATATCGCCCGCACCCAGGCCCGCTCCGCCCTGACCGGGACCGGCTTCACCACCCGCGAATCCGAAATGATGGTGACCAACCCCACCCGGCGCAAGCTGTTGATGATGCTCATGCTCTGCGGCAACATCGGGATCGTGGCCACCATGGCCACCTTCATCCTCGGGTTTTTCCGGGCCGACAGCATGGACACCCTGATCCGGGTCTCGATGCTGGCCGGGGGGCTGGGCCTGCTCTGGTTTCTGGCCAACAGCTCGGTCTTCGAGAAATGGCTCGACCGTATTCTCGATCACTTCATCACCGCCCACACCCGCCTGGCCGCTCCCGATTTCCAGAGGCTCTGCCACCTGGGAGGGGGCTATCGGATCGTGGGGTTCCCGGTGCCGCCCGGTTCGCCCCTGGCCTCCCGCACCGTCGCCACCGCTTTTCGGGACTACCCGGGGATGACCCTGCTCGGCATCGAGGAACCCGACGGCGGCTTTCTCGGCGCCCCCGGGCGCCACGTCGTCATCCGCGAGAACATGACCCTGATCGTCTACGGGTCCGAGGAAAAGGTGGTGGACTTCGCGGCCCGATTCTCCGCGCCGCCGCCGGTTCCTCCGGCCGAGCCGGCGCCTCCGGCTCCGGGGGGAGCGTCCGCGCCGCCCCCGTCCTGA
- the crtI gene encoding phytoene desaturase family protein, translating to MRDKKIVIIGAGPGGLTAAMILARRGFKVTVFEKENTVGGRNAPLRLGGYTFDVGPTFLMMKEVLEEVFEEAGADAGAYLEFRRLEPMYRLQFADRRLEPTTDRERMREEIERVFPGRGSSLDRYLIREKDRFDRLYPCLKIPYSSLCALFSRNLFKAIPHLSLNRKLFSLLKTYFVEDELALAFTFQAKYLGMSPWECPGLFAILCYIEHAFGVYHTMGGLFENSRAMAEVARANGAEIILGTPVRGILLDKRRARGVELESGGSVEADDVVINADFGHAMETFFPPGFLRKYSPAKLQRRRFSCSTFMLYLGLDRLYDLPHHAIFFARNYRRNVDEVFRTKTLSRDISFYVRNASATDSSLAPAGHSAVYVLVPVPNLRSGIDWEREREPFRELVIDMMEQRAGMKNLRGAIREEKVITPADWDKDYNVYIGSVFNLGHNLRNMIYLRPHNRFEECAGCYLVGGGTHPGSGLPTIFESGRISANMISEKYGVAYPRTRERI from the coding sequence ATGAGAGACAAGAAGATCGTTATCATCGGCGCCGGGCCGGGGGGGTTGACCGCAGCCATGATCCTCGCCCGGCGCGGCTTCAAGGTGACGGTTTTCGAAAAGGAGAACACCGTCGGGGGCAGAAACGCTCCCCTGCGCCTCGGTGGTTACACCTTTGATGTCGGGCCCACCTTTCTGATGATGAAGGAGGTTTTGGAGGAGGTATTCGAGGAGGCGGGTGCCGATGCCGGTGCTTACCTGGAGTTTCGGCGGCTGGAACCTATGTACCGCCTCCAGTTCGCCGACCGCCGCCTGGAACCAACCACGGATCGGGAACGGATGCGGGAAGAGATCGAGAGGGTTTTCCCGGGGCGTGGATCCAGTTTGGACCGGTACCTCATCCGGGAGAAGGACCGCTTCGACCGGCTCTACCCCTGCCTGAAGATACCGTATAGTTCGCTCTGCGCGCTTTTTTCCCGCAACCTCTTCAAGGCGATTCCCCATCTCAGCCTTAACCGCAAGCTCTTCAGTCTCCTGAAAACCTACTTCGTCGAGGACGAGCTGGCCCTCGCGTTCACCTTCCAGGCAAAATACCTGGGTATGTCGCCCTGGGAATGTCCCGGCCTCTTCGCTATCCTCTGCTACATCGAGCATGCTTTCGGCGTCTATCACACCATGGGGGGGCTGTTCGAAAACTCCCGGGCAATGGCCGAGGTGGCCCGGGCAAACGGGGCCGAGATAATTTTGGGGACCCCGGTCCGCGGGATACTCCTTGATAAGCGTCGGGCGCGTGGTGTGGAGTTGGAATCCGGCGGGTCCGTGGAAGCCGACGATGTAGTGATCAACGCCGACTTCGGGCATGCGATGGAAACTTTTTTCCCGCCCGGATTCCTCCGGAAATATTCGCCCGCCAAGCTGCAGCGCCGCCGCTTCTCCTGCAGCACCTTCATGCTCTACCTCGGGCTCGATCGGTTGTACGATCTGCCGCACCACGCCATCTTCTTCGCCCGGAACTACCGGCGGAACGTAGACGAGGTCTTCCGAACCAAGACGTTGTCCCGGGACATATCCTTTTACGTCAGGAACGCTTCGGCAACCGATTCTTCTCTGGCCCCTGCGGGGCATTCGGCGGTCTACGTCCTTGTCCCTGTCCCCAATCTCCGGAGCGGAATCGATTGGGAGCGGGAGCGGGAACCGTTCAGAGAACTGGTCATCGACATGATGGAGCAACGGGCGGGCATGAAAAACCTCCGCGGAGCGATCCGGGAGGAAAAGGTTATCACTCCGGCGGACTGGGATAAGGACTACAACGTTTATATCGGGTCCGTCTTCAACCTTGGGCACAATCTCCGGAATATGATCTACCTCCGTCCGCACAACCGTTTCGAGGAGTGCGCGGGTTGCTACCTGGTTGGAGGCGGCACCCACCCCGGGAGCGGTCTCCCGACCATCTTCGAGTCGGGGCGCATCAGCGCGAACATGATATCCGAGAAATACGGAGTCGCGTATCCACGGACGAGGGAGAGAATATGA
- the crtI gene encoding phytoene desaturase family protein yields MNGPTSPRVAVVGAGLGGLAAAAALSGAGYRVTICEKNPRPGGKLNLLEIGGYSFDMGPSILTLPHVFRELFGRCGRRLEDYLAFVPVTPHWRNFFEDGTVFDLTPDREETARQLARIGPGLDEAFGRFLEYSKDQYDAVDETYFKTAADNLWEMVRRSSVRRVLDLDFTKTMDRAVRRLLAEPHLRDIMDFFIKYVGSSALRAPGFMNMLPNVQYEFGLWYVKGGMYSLARALERLLREFETDIRYEAKVVRIPIEEGRAAGVILADGTRIETDYVVSNMEVIPACRELLPRDERLLRRFGRTFPPACSGLVIHLGTDRVFPRLAHHNFFVSRNQREHFKSVFVEHKIPADPTLYVVAPSRTDPSVCPERCDNIKILPHIPALNGKTDPAESDYAALKERVLDKLERMGMEGLRESTVVEHVWTPEDIHENYLSNGGSIYGVVTDIGRNFGFKAPKVSRRYPNLFFVGGSVNPGAGMPMVIMSGLRAADSVIGSGTHGSSLRATRRPCRGRRRPEGTEAKRPAGGETHESA; encoded by the coding sequence ATGAACGGGCCGACTTCTCCCCGGGTGGCTGTCGTCGGCGCGGGTCTCGGCGGCCTCGCCGCCGCGGCGGCGCTCTCCGGGGCCGGGTACAGGGTGACGATCTGCGAGAAGAATCCCCGCCCCGGAGGCAAGCTTAACCTCCTCGAAATCGGGGGGTATTCTTTCGATATGGGGCCTTCGATTCTGACCCTCCCCCATGTTTTCCGTGAACTCTTTGGGCGCTGCGGGCGTCGGCTGGAGGACTATCTCGCCTTCGTCCCGGTAACCCCCCATTGGCGCAATTTTTTCGAAGACGGCACCGTCTTTGATCTCACGCCCGACCGGGAGGAGACCGCCCGACAGTTGGCCCGGATCGGTCCCGGCCTCGATGAAGCCTTCGGGCGGTTCCTGGAATACTCCAAAGATCAGTACGATGCCGTGGACGAAACCTACTTCAAGACCGCCGCCGACAACCTTTGGGAGATGGTTCGGCGGTCGTCGGTCCGACGGGTGCTGGACCTGGACTTCACCAAGACCATGGACCGGGCCGTCCGGCGGTTGCTTGCCGAACCGCATCTCCGCGATATCATGGATTTCTTTATCAAGTACGTGGGAAGTTCCGCGCTCCGGGCTCCCGGCTTCATGAACATGCTCCCCAACGTTCAGTATGAGTTCGGCCTCTGGTACGTCAAAGGAGGAATGTACTCGCTTGCCCGGGCTCTCGAACGGCTGCTCCGGGAGTTTGAAACCGATATCCGATACGAGGCGAAGGTGGTGAGGATTCCCATCGAAGAGGGGAGGGCGGCAGGCGTGATCTTGGCCGACGGGACCAGGATCGAGACGGATTATGTGGTCTCGAACATGGAGGTGATCCCAGCCTGCCGGGAACTGCTGCCCCGCGACGAGCGACTGCTGAGGCGGTTCGGTCGTACATTCCCTCCCGCCTGCTCCGGGCTGGTCATACACCTTGGGACTGATCGCGTGTTTCCCCGACTGGCGCACCATAACTTCTTCGTCTCCCGAAACCAGCGGGAGCACTTCAAAAGCGTTTTTGTCGAGCACAAGATTCCAGCCGACCCCACCCTCTACGTGGTCGCCCCCTCCCGGACGGATCCGTCGGTCTGTCCGGAGAGGTGCGATAACATCAAGATCCTCCCGCATATACCGGCGTTGAACGGGAAAACCGACCCGGCGGAGAGTGACTATGCGGCTCTCAAGGAACGGGTTCTGGACAAGCTTGAACGGATGGGCATGGAAGGGTTGAGGGAGAGTACGGTGGTCGAGCATGTCTGGACTCCGGAGGATATCCATGAGAACTACCTTTCAAACGGTGGCTCGATCTACGGCGTGGTGACGGATATCGGTAGAAACTTCGGCTTCAAGGCCCCCAAGGTCAGTCGCCGTTATCCCAACCTCTTCTTCGTCGGGGGCTCGGTCAACCCCGGCGCCGGCATGCCGATGGTAATCATGAGCGGCCTGCGGGCGGCGGATTCGGTTATCGGTTCGGGAACGCACGGATCATCCCTACGGGCGACGCGCCGGCCGTGTCGCGGCCGCCGCCGCCCGGAGGGGACGGAAGCGAAACGTCCTGCAGGCGGGGAAACACATGAGTCTGCGTAA